The sequence CTCGGGCGGCTCGTCGCCGCCGTTGTTCTTGGCGGCGCGGAAGCAGTGCGTGCTGATGCCGTCCTTGTGGTAGACGACCTTGGCGTGGGTGCCGTCGAAGGGGAGGCTGTCGGCGGCGTGGACGGCGAAGCCGCCGTGCTGCGAGGTCGACACGTACGCGACGCGGTCCTCGTGCACCCACACCACGTTGTGCTCCCAGTCGTGCCGGTGGCCCGCGCTGCCCGGCCCGAGCGCGGCCTGGTCCTTCTCGAAGTACGAGGCGTAGACGATGGCGCACCAGTCGTTGTCGCACTTCGTGCGGGCGTAGACGTTGACGTTGTCCAGGTCGGAGGCGTCCCTGCACTGGCCGTTGACGTCGCCGCCGAGCTTCAGCCCGCCGTTGAGCGTGCCGTCCGGGCCGATCGCGGTGCTGGCGTAGCAGCCGTCCTTGTCGTAGTCGTAGGCCGGTTCGTACGTCTTCTCCAGGGCGCTCGCGTTCTCGGGCAGCGCGCCGGGCGGATCGGCGAGCGCGGTACCGGCGGCTGCGAGGACGGTGACGGCGCTGAGCGCGGCGAGGGTGGCGAGGCGTCTCGTGAGGTGGGGCACGCGATTCTCCCTTGGACGAGCAGAAGTGTGGGGTCTGCAAGGGGAGTTATTCACACGCGGACGGCGTCGCAACCACCGTGCGGGGACCGGCACATGACGGCCGGGCAACCGGTCGGGGCCCGCGCCGGAACGTCCCGGGCGCCCCACGCCGCACTTCGCTCTCTCCCACGGCGTACGGCCCCGGCGGCCACCGGTTTTTCAGCATGGAGGAAGAGGCCGTCAGGGTTTTTCCGGAGCAGCCTTCTGTACGGGATGCGCCGACCGGCTCGTGCCTCGGCACGAGACGAAGTCCCTTTCTCACAAACCGCGTTCCTCCACGCCCTCCGAGTGCGGCGGTGCGGTGGGGGGACACCAGGGAAGGAACCTCCTATGGATCACTCAGGCATGCCGGGGATGCCCGGCATGGGACCCACCGTCTCGACGGTGGACACCCTGGGCGCCGTCCTCTTCATCGGCTGGACCGCCGCGATGTGGGCCGCCGTCGTCGTGCTGGCGGTCGGGAACCGGCGCGCGGTCCGGCCGTGGATGTACAAGCTCGCCGTCGCGCTCATCGGCGTCGGCGTCGTGAGCCAGCTCGGGCATTTCCAGGAGCACGTCACGCAGGCCGGTTACTGGGTCGCCCACCCGTACGCCCCCGCGTGGATGACGCCGTGGGCCGAGAGCTTCTCGCGCGGCCTGGGCCAGGTCGACTCCAGCAAGCCCGCCCTCGGCATGGAGATCCTGCATCTGACGGGGAACTTCATGTTCCTCGCCGGGCTCGTCGGCGTCGTGCAGATCACCCACCGGGTCACCGGAGAGCTGAAAGCGCGCAAGTGGGCCCGGATGGGCGTCTGGATGCAGGGCATCCACGGCCTCGAACACGTCG comes from Streptomyces sp. Tu6071 and encodes:
- a CDS encoding NPP1 family protein — its product is MPHLTRRLATLAALSAVTVLAAAGTALADPPGALPENASALEKTYEPAYDYDKDGCYASTAIGPDGTLNGGLKLGGDVNGQCRDASDLDNVNVYARTKCDNDWCAIVYASYFEKDQAALGPGSAGHRHDWEHNVVWVHEDRVAYVSTSQHGGFAVHAADSLPFDGTHAKVVYHKDGISTHCFRAAKNNGGDEPPENHKGTWQRPPVVGWDGYPSGIREKLTAADFGSALLGIRDDTFASHLQKALPAGIPFDPYA
- a CDS encoding DUF6008 family protein yields the protein MDHSGMPGMPGMGPTVSTVDTLGAVLFIGWTAAMWAAVVVLAVGNRRAVRPWMYKLAVALIGVGVVSQLGHFQEHVTQAGYWVAHPYAPAWMTPWAESFSRGLGQVDSSKPALGMEILHLTGNFMFLAGLVGVVQITHRVTGELKARKWARMGVWMQGIHGLEHVALTLSVAFGASRAIGLSTWFGAIEPGPALVTYRVWWHFVANLVGTFILVTAVYHLWKEKRRVRESYGLVEPGDVAATADVSEPLSPHGEDDPAHADDDLSRADASAHTEDVLAHADGSPHGEEEPSHADDPSRVLAPAKHL